The Neobacillus sp. OS1-2 genome includes a window with the following:
- a CDS encoding putative protein N(5)-glutamine methyltransferase, producing the protein MGQNSTFFLDNKTEKSIIDRLHCEGCVFAEVETQLLISQASSIENLMNMVEIRASGVPLEYVLGFTTFCGLRIEVERGVFVPRKRTEFLVQQAEALTHMSDIVVDLCCGSGAVGAALATSSSKIRLHSVDIDPVAVKCSSGNITNLGGHVYQGDLYHALPHTLKGHVNIIVANAPYVPTDAINLLPQEARLFEPKVALDGGKDGLDLQRKVAEEAPKWLTSGGYLLVETSKMQAAQTYEIFANAGLTTKIARNEEWDATVVIGKNEGKV; encoded by the coding sequence ATAGGACAAAACAGTACATTCTTTTTAGATAATAAGACGGAAAAAAGCATAATTGACCGACTACATTGCGAGGGTTGTGTTTTTGCTGAAGTAGAAACGCAGTTACTTATCTCACAGGCTAGCAGCATCGAGAATTTGATGAACATGGTAGAAATACGAGCCAGTGGCGTACCACTTGAATACGTCCTTGGATTTACAACGTTTTGTGGGTTGCGGATTGAAGTAGAACGGGGAGTTTTTGTTCCGCGTAAACGTACCGAGTTTCTGGTCCAGCAGGCAGAAGCGTTGACCCACATGTCTGATATTGTTGTTGATTTATGTTGTGGATCTGGTGCTGTCGGTGCTGCGCTAGCAACCAGCTCAAGTAAGATTCGACTACACTCCGTTGACATTGATCCTGTCGCAGTAAAATGTTCTTCTGGCAACATAACGAACCTAGGTGGTCACGTTTATCAAGGAGACTTGTATCATGCATTACCCCATACATTAAAAGGTCATGTGAACATAATAGTGGCAAACGCACCGTATGTTCCTACTGATGCAATAAATTTACTTCCCCAGGAGGCCCGCTTATTCGAACCCAAAGTAGCACTTGATGGGGGAAAGGATGGACTAGACCTTCAGCGAAAGGTTGCGGAGGAGGCTCCCAAATGGCTTACCTCTGGAGGGTATCTATTGGTGGAGACGAGTAAAATGCAGGCAGCTCAAACCTATGAAATTTTTGCTAATGCTGGATTAACGACTAAAATAGCAAGAAATGAAGAATGGGATGCAACAGTCGTTATTGGAAAAAATGAAGGCAAAGTGTAA
- a CDS encoding DinB family protein — protein sequence MSDNNLLSRFKSDLDHYSLKQLRTISEEGVWSIGQMYDHLLVVAHEYLDNMETCTTLMEEQPLGKTPFGEQLFKNSGFPPIKVRLPDELNSTPNNSDSRENLLTRMDQLIQRWSHWETKVDSINPNHKVEHGGFGWLNAKEWYKLVEMHFRHHLRQKDELERKVSNYS from the coding sequence TTGAGTGATAATAACCTACTAAGTAGATTTAAAAGTGATCTTGACCATTATTCATTGAAACAGCTTAGAACGATCTCGGAAGAGGGAGTTTGGTCTATTGGACAGATGTATGACCATTTACTGGTTGTTGCCCATGAATATCTTGATAATATGGAAACATGTACGACATTAATGGAGGAGCAACCCCTTGGGAAGACCCCATTTGGTGAGCAATTATTTAAGAACAGTGGGTTTCCGCCTATCAAAGTAAGATTACCGGATGAACTCAATTCGACACCAAATAATTCAGACAGCAGGGAAAACCTACTAACCAGAATGGATCAATTAATACAAAGATGGAGTCATTGGGAAACTAAAGTGGATTCTATAAACCCAAATCATAAAGTTGAACATGGCGGATTCGGCTGGTTGAATGCAAAAGAGTGGTATAAGTTGGTTGAAATGCATTTTCGTCATCATCTCCGTCAAAAGGATGAATTGGAAAGGAAAGTTTCAAATTATAGCTGA
- a CDS encoding GNAT family N-acetyltransferase, with the protein MKQQLFHSLAGKHIAFKELSTADTKEIHNYASDIEVSRFIGWSLMNSLDDTKKHIERMINREAAGTHLYASIVQKSTQEIVGTAMIFHFDHEANQAEIGYVFHRDHWGKGYGTECVALISDYAFETLNLHKLHASVVDANVGSARILEKNGYEVEGELRDHYFIDETYYNALLFGKIQTKKE; encoded by the coding sequence ATGAAGCAACAGTTATTTCATTCATTAGCAGGAAAACATATCGCCTTTAAGGAACTAAGCACAGCTGATACAAAAGAAATCCATAACTATGCATCAGATATAGAAGTATCACGTTTTATTGGCTGGAGTCTAATGAACAGTTTGGACGATACGAAAAAACACATTGAAAGGATGATAAACCGGGAGGCAGCAGGTACACATTTATATGCATCCATTGTTCAAAAATCAACGCAGGAAATTGTCGGGACAGCGATGATCTTCCATTTTGATCATGAAGCAAACCAAGCTGAAATCGGCTATGTTTTTCACCGTGACCATTGGGGCAAAGGCTATGGTACGGAGTGTGTGGCATTGATAAGTGATTATGCATTTGAAACCCTTAACCTACATAAACTCCATGCAAGCGTGGTGGATGCAAATGTTGGCTCTGCAAGGATTCTCGAAAAGAATGGCTATGAAGTAGAAGGAGAATTAAGGGACCACTATTTCATTGATGAAACCTATTATAACGCACTACTTTTCGGGAAAATTCAAACAAAAAAAGAGTAA